From Aegilops tauschii subsp. strangulata cultivar AL8/78 chromosome 5, Aet v6.0, whole genome shotgun sequence:
CAGGAGAAAAGTAGGGCCATGCAATGCAACACCTGAATGGCATATATAATAATCATCCTCCTACTTAAACTAACAGAGGCCGTCCTTGTCCTTGTCTTCCCAGCTGGCTAAAGCCAGGCGGCAAACGGGCAAGCAGAGAAGGTCAAGCAAGTAACTCCAGGAAGGCAGAAACCACCAGCATAGTGATACCAGCTACTTCTTCAGAAGGACCGCATGGTGATACCAGCTACGCTATGTACACGACAAAAGCAGCATTGCATTGCCGATCTTGCTACAAAGAGCCATCATTTCTTCCTTCTCTTTGAGGACCTGGCCGGCTGTGAAGCATCTGCAGCCGCTGCCTCCTCGGCTTTGGCCATCCTCGAACTTCtcctgggcaccgcggtcgacgggCCTGCTTCTTCAGCTTCCTCCGCCAGTTCAGCCTTGACTCTGCGTTTCCTCCTCGAAGGAGGGTCGGCCGATGGGCCCTCCTGACCTTCCCCGCCGGGCTCGTTCGCTTCCTCGTCGCCCTCGTCCTCGCCTTCCTGCTGGGGCCATTCAGTAGCACACTGGGGACAAGCTCTCGAAGCCTAAATGTGCAGATAAGTTAGCAAACAGTGACGCCAACGTCAGCATGAGTAACAATGGAACTGGTATTACGGGAATTACCTTCCGCTGCGGAAATTTCTTCTTCAGACAGTAGATATGGATTCTCACATTGCATCCCTCCTTGGAACAAGTTGATGCCTGTTGTGGATACAAATATAATAATgctggtatcagagcacacaacGTTTATAGAGATTCTACAAAAACACTTGTACAATATATGGTACGGAGTAAGTGGCAAGAACAAGGGAAATGCAATATCATAGTAATCACACATCAATACCTTTATACCAGCTTCATTGCAAACCTCGCATGATGGGATATCATTGCTGCGAAACCAGCTCCGGAGATCAAGAAATGATCTGATACCAAGACCAATCTTGCCCTCCGAGGTGTACGCCAGCCAACGATCTTGTATCAGTTCAGTAAGAGTCTTTTCCTTTTGAGAGAACAAGAAATTTGTGATAGAAGAAGGAAGACGAGATTGAGTGTCTTGTGTACCATCCGCAATCACGACCTGAGAGTAGAACACTCAATAGTTTATGATACCCGTATTGCAAACAAGATTCAACTCTAGCAATCAGCAGATACAAAGCAGGGCACAGAAAATACACATCATGACTCGTCCATCTTAACTGTTTGTAAATCACAATTGAATGAAGCTACAATATAAGCACACGTCCATTAGTATAGCTAGACAACAATTTGTTGTGAGTACAGTACATATGGATGGGGTAGATGATGCTTTGATCATGATCACACATTCAGGATATCTTCGCCAGTTATGTCCTAAACAGCTAAGTTTTGTGCTTCTTGCATGATCACACATGATAGTATGTGAATGCACAAGTAAGGTGTTGTTTAAACATAAAAGAGAGTCATGTGCCCATGACAGACTGGTACAACAAACCTGGTTGTCAATCCGGACGTGGAGAGCTTCAATACTAGTTATGCTCCCATCATTTCCAGCTTCATGAACTATTGCTTCTAACTGCCACAAGAACCATTGTGAATACAGTTATGCAAACATACAAATAAGTCATTCAGCATACATCGTGCTGAGTTGAGCTAGTTCAAGCAAGCAACTGCATACCAGTCCCTTGTAGAATGCAATCTGTGGTACGGAATACTTGGAGCCAAGCTTCGATTCTTCATCAGAAATGTTGTTGACCACTCCATAATAAACTGTTCCATCATACTGGTTTATACATGCTCGCAGATCAAATTGTAAATACCCTAGCTCATTGTTGATCTTCATAAGTGTATCACTGAATAGTTGCTGGTGAGTGGCTGCAGGTCATGACAATAGACATATTCAGCTGGAGATGGAGTTTGGTGATCTAATTACAGTCTGTAGGCAATAATATGGTCGCTGATATACACTTCTATATATAATGTGTTCCTAGAAACATGATTCTACCAGCCAACCAGGTCTCAATTGAACTAACAATGATATCAAACACACACAAAACGATTATTGAGACAATCAGAAGACCCAATCTTCAACCGATTATGAATGGCAGTTGATCCTCCAATGATCAATTAAAGTTGCACCCCACATAAACTCATCTACTGAGAAGGAAAGGTTTTGAACCCTACAGGGGCTACATCAGTAACTACAAAACTACATCAGTCGAAGTGGAACGGGCGCTTGACTAAAAGTTGCCACGGGCGCATTACATCGAACACATGGGCGACTAGAAGTTCCCGGTGGCGCATTACATCGAACACATAGGCGGCTAGGAGTAACGAGAAGGGGGGTGGAACTAATCGAAGGGAGGAGAAGAGGAGAGAGCAGGGCGGAGCGGGCAGGCGGATACCGGGGTTCTTGCCGCCGGAGATGGCGGTGAAGAGGGCGTGGAAGTCTCGCTCCGAGAGCGGTCCACGGGAGAGCAGCGCCTGCAGCAGCGTATGGTGCCGCCATGAGAGCGGCGCCATCGGATCGTGCAGCTCCTCTAGGCTCTAGCGCGTGCCTTGGTGTGGGGATCTATGGGGGCGGGAGGGAGGAGAAACCCTAGCTTGACACGCAGAATGGGTGGGATTACGCGGCCGAGGTGGGGAGCGGAACGGATTGGGAGGTTTCGCGCTCGCGGGAAGGCAAGATCGCGGGAAATGTTTCGCGGTGGTGGTGTCACGCCCAAATCACTTAGGTCAACTATCTCAAACTCGGGACGTTTTGTTCGAATTTTATTCGTTTGTTTATCAAGTTCACGGTCTTTTTCTCTCATTCTTTGGGGACATATACGTCAAGTCCATAGTCATGATTGCTATCATCACCTCTTTTGCCTTTATTTCGGCATTGGCGGCCTCAAAAGCGAGTTTTTTTTGTGCGGCCTTCTTCGTGTCGAGCCTCCTCCTCTTGACGGCCTCCTTCATGTAAAGCCTCTTCGTTTGAAACTTCAAATATATCTTCATTTGCTCCTCCTTTTTTGGCGCTTCCTCTCGTCCCTCACTAATGCCTCTGGGTTTGAAGCTCCAAGTACATCCTTGGCCACCCTACACTAAAAGATGAGATGTTGCGTTGATTCAACGGTTACAAAAGAGACGAAGAAGGGAGCATAAGCAATGCTTTTTTTTCTTGTTAGCATTTTGAAACAACCGCCATCTCAAAGAAATTTAAGATGTGAATCCACACACTCAATTATTCGTAATCTAACTTGTAGAAGAAGACCCAAGTTGCTAAAATCTTTTCAACATTGGGCATACTAGAAGAATAGTGCGCTAATATCAACAAAAAAGGATGGAATGGTGATAAACTTCCAACTGCACCAAAATTTAAGGAACGGCATGCCATGCTCTTCACCTTGCTAACCATTGTGTATCACTGGAAATTCTAATGATTCACAAATGATGGGGATGAATAGAAGATGCGAGGTGGAGTGGCCAGATCCACGCCGACATCTACACTATATTAGTGCAATTTTATTTTACAGAAAAATGAAACTATCATTATGTCTCCTATTGCTGACTAAATAATAATGGTCGGTTGCACATGTATATGGTGCAGGGGGTATAGTTATGTGTATAGCTAAGGGGGCTATGCCCCCCCCCCTAGCACAAATCTTTGAAGGAAAAAGATCTACAGGGATATAGTTAGAAGAAAGTATTCTCATTAGTCCCCCAACACCATACCCCCCCCACATCGCATTCAAGCTCCACCATTGATATGGTGTATCATATAATTAGTCTAAATAAGTTTTTGGAAGTAAAAGTCAAAAGGCGTTTTAAGTGACTAACTTTCTCGTCGAGAGACAAAAAGCAGCTAACTTACAACAGAGAGATTACATATTTCATACGTCGAAGAGTGTTGCTATATATCTAGTGGCACCTAAATTACTACAAACATAGTCACCTAGTGTTTGCAATACATGGAAGGAAGTTGGCACAAAACTTGTAATAAACAGTAAACGTATAAGAGTGCACTTCTCTAACCAAATTGAACATCCTGCCCTATTATGCAGAGAATTGAAAGCAGACTTTTTGGTGCTCTACTCTACCTTCATATGATGGAAGGCTACTTATGATTGAATCAGTCTTTTACTCACTCTCAAAAAAAATTCATTCGCTCCTTGATGCTACCTATGGGTGTGGTGGAACAAATAAATAAGTATCTGAGGCGTTTCCTATGGAGGAAATATGGGATGGAAACATATAGCCTCACAAGAAGCTCCACCCTTGCTCCTTTTGGTGTTGCGTTTTCTTTTGAAACTTTCTATTTTGTTCACCATCAACTTTTGTTGGTTCTGCAACCCTATTTCTTTGGTCTTGAGCACCGCTTCGTAAAGCGAGGTAAGGATCAAATCATTTCCTGGTGTCTTTGGAAAATCTATTTCCATTGCATTAAGACTATCATAATAGTCTGCAAGCTTGACACCTTGCTCACCAACCTCAGCTATCTTGCATTCTTCTAATGATTCAGTCGCCTGCCAAGAAATCAAAGGCTTCAAAAGTTGGCACTGCACCAAAAGCTTCAAGAGTGAAGCCATTGAAAATTGCACCTCTTGAATCCAGTGTGCATTCTGAAGATATGTCTAGGACTTCTCCGAAGACAAAGAAATCCAAAGGGTGAGGCCCTACACCATCAAGCATATTGCAAGATGATGACGATATCATATATTTgtcaagtgatgaagatcttgatGATGAAGCTCTAGAGCTGTTGATCAAGAACAAGCAGGAAGAAGCTGATATCTTCAAGGACCAGCCTCTTTTCGATGCCGATATcttgaacaacttcattgatgaatggtttAATGATCCATCACTCTCTcttgatgatcttcagcttcccaTTGGCATCAACGTCACCTTCCAAAGTTTCCTTGCCAAGGAACTAGCCATTGCTTAGAAAGTGATTGAGCAGAAAAACAAGATTGATCATGAGAAGGTTGTCTCTAAGAAGCATATTGCCAAGCTCAGCACCCCAGAGATTCAAAGCTTCAAGACAGTGATGGCTGACCTGAAGGCAAAATTTCAAAGGCGTCGCGACGAAGCAAAGGGCTCATGTGATCGTCTGAAAGACTATGTAGAAAAATGTGTACAAGCTCACAATGACAGCTTGAAGAGAAATGCTCATGGTCGTCCTACTATTGAccacagaagaagaagaagacttcAAGGCAAGATGTGCCTAAAATTATCTTCCCACCAAGCTTTGCCAGTCTGAAGCCATCTGCTCCATCAGTTGCCTCTGGGAGGAAGAGGACTAAGCAAGCTGAAGCTGAAGCCGAGAAGCACAAGCAACATGAAGCTTTTGATGCCTCACCTTCTCAGATTTGGCAAAAGACGAAGTCGTCATAAGCTTCACGCAGGGCACAAGCACCAACTTCTCcatccgctcctcgggagccactGCTTGTGAAGCCCATCTCTGTTGCTCTCCCTGCTTCCACAAATCAAGAAAGAATACTGGTCGTGCATGAACCTGCTCCCATAGAGGCTCATACACAGAAGACATTCCAGCCACTGACTCCATCGTGGTTGAAGACATTGGTAATGATGACAATGTGAGAAGaaaagatgatgaagtccttcctcaaatTACCCATcatgtggtatcatcgcctgttccaACGAACAGTGAGCCCATCAGCATTGGCAATCCTCCGACGCCAATGGTCCAAGATGAGTTCTGGGACGagcagcaccccaactctccactacATGAAGTGATTTCCCGCACACCACCAACTCAAGTGTCAACACCCGTGCTTGAGACCCCCCAAGTAACACCCGAAGACATGGAGAAGACAACACCATCACCTCAAGTGTCACTAGCgtttcgcaggcttcgcaaaggcccaCAACCCTCCTCCGCCATGTCCAGTATCCCTAAAGAGGATGTGAAACCTGCAAGTTTTATTGCACGTAAAGTATTTCCTGAAGCTATCCCTTCAAGTATTGCCACTGAGTCTGAAGCCAAACaggctgaagacattccggcttcATCAGCCGATGACAATCAAGAAGAAGCTGATGTGATCGCCGCCTCTGAACCTGTACAACCTGAAGCCACAATGTCTAACACTCCAGCTACTGAAGCCAATCTGCAGCTTGAAGCCAATGTCACCATTGAAGCCAGTCGACCATCTGTTTCTGAAGCTGTTGCGGCTACTACACCTGTTCCGTATACTATGGCAATTGCCTACAATCATGAAGGAAAACTGGTCAGTGTCAGATAGCCAACTCTCGCACCTCCTAAAGTGCAAGGTCCTCAGTATGAgttcctgatgtctactacacaacttgttcttgtagacccgtgttgggcctccaagcgcagagttttgtaggacagtagcaaatttccctcaagtggatgacctaaggtttatcaatccgtgggaggcgtaggatgaagatggtctctctcaaacaaccctgcaaccaaataataaaaagtctcttgtgtccccaacacaccaaacacaatggtaatttgtataggtgcactagttcgacgaagagatggtgataaaagcgtagtaatgatagtagatattgatttttgtaataggaacaataaaaaacagcaaggtagcaattgataaaacagagcacaaacggtattgcaatgcttgaaaatgaggcctagggtccgtactttcgctagtgcagtctctcaacaatgctaatataattggatcatataaccatccctcaacgtgcgatgaagaatcactccaaagttcctatctagcggagaacataagaagaaattgtttgtagctattctttccgatcgatctatccaagagttcgtactaaaataacaccaagttattctttccgatcaatctatcaagagttcgtactaaaataacactaagttattctttccaatcgatctatcaagagttcgtactaaaataacaccaaagcaaattcagattcataatactcaatccaacacaaagaacctcaaagagtgccccaagatttctaccggagaaacaaaagacgagaacgtgcatcaacccctatgcatagattaccccaatgtcacctcgagaatccgcgagttgagtgccaaaacacatatcaagtgaatcaatataataccctattgtcaccacgggtattcatatgcaagacatatatcaactgctctcaaatccataaaagtattcaatccaataaaacaaaatctcaaagggaaaactcaattcatcacaacaagatagagaggggaaaacaccatatgatccaacttattaacaaagcccgtgatacatcaagatcatgacatctcaagaacacgaga
This genomic window contains:
- the LOC109743062 gene encoding uncharacterized protein; its protein translation is MAPLSWRHHTLLQALLSRGPLSERDFHALFTAISGGKNPATHQQLFSDTLMKINNELGYLQFDLRACINQYDGTVYYGVVNNISDEESKLGSKYSVPQIAFYKGLLEAIVHEAGNDGSITSIEALHVRIDNQVVIADGTQDTQSRLPSSITNFLFSQKEKTLTELIQDRWLAYTSEGKIGLGIRSFLDLRSWFRSNDIPSCEVCNEAGIKASTCSKEGCNVRIHIYCLKKKFPQRKASRACPQCATEWPQQEGEDEGDEEANEPGGEGQEGPSADPPSRRKRRVKAELAEEAEEAGPSTAVPRRSSRMAKAEEAAAADASQPARSSKRRKK